Proteins from one Gilliamella sp. ESL0443 genomic window:
- the murD gene encoding UDP-N-acetylmuramoyl-L-alanine--D-glutamate ligase: protein MVDYQGKKVVIIGLGITGLSCVDYFLAQNVIPKVIDTRLSPSGLEQLDDRVIYHLGNLNIDWLFEADLIIASPGIALSTPELQKAAEKGIEIVGDVELFCREVNQDRNKKIIAITGANGKTTVTTLVGDIVKEAGLKVGVGGNIGEPALSLLKQDCDIYVLELSSFQLETTSSLQASVATILNISEDHMDRYPLGLMQYAEAKQRIYHNAKCCVINHDDKLTKPKNNHHHCVSFGIKAGDYHLDDNYEYLIAQQKPVLATNAMKLIGCHNYLNALAALAIADSLNIDRDSSLKTIANFQGLPHRFELVFDSNGVKWINDSKATNVGSTEAALNSVICNGKLFLLLGGDGKSADFSPLIPYLKGRNIEIFCFGRDRNLLANLAPNISTITETMAETIECIAKKVAPKDVVLLSPACASLDQFKNYIERGNLFAQLAKQYTQRGEK from the coding sequence ATGGTTGACTATCAAGGTAAAAAAGTTGTTATTATCGGATTAGGGATAACAGGACTTTCGTGTGTTGACTATTTTCTTGCTCAGAATGTTATACCGAAAGTGATTGATACACGTTTATCTCCTTCAGGATTAGAGCAATTAGATGATCGTGTTATTTATCATTTAGGAAATCTAAATATAGACTGGCTATTTGAAGCAGATCTGATTATTGCCAGTCCTGGTATTGCATTATCTACACCTGAATTACAAAAAGCCGCTGAAAAAGGTATTGAGATTGTTGGTGATGTCGAGCTTTTTTGCCGTGAAGTTAATCAAGATAGAAATAAAAAAATTATTGCTATTACAGGGGCAAATGGTAAAACAACCGTTACTACATTGGTTGGGGATATTGTCAAAGAGGCTGGATTAAAAGTTGGCGTAGGTGGCAATATCGGTGAACCTGCTCTTTCACTATTAAAACAAGATTGTGATATTTATGTGTTAGAACTTTCGAGTTTTCAGTTAGAAACGACATCAAGCTTACAAGCTTCTGTGGCAACAATATTGAATATTTCCGAAGACCATATGGATCGTTATCCTCTTGGTTTAATGCAGTATGCTGAAGCTAAACAACGTATTTATCACAATGCAAAATGTTGTGTAATTAATCATGATGATAAATTAACTAAACCAAAGAATAATCATCACCACTGTGTTTCATTTGGAATAAAGGCTGGAGATTATCATTTAGATGATAATTATGAATACTTGATTGCACAACAAAAGCCAGTCCTAGCGACTAACGCAATGAAATTAATTGGATGTCATAATTATTTGAATGCATTAGCAGCATTAGCTATTGCCGATAGTTTAAACATTGATCGTGATTCAAGTTTGAAAACTATTGCTAATTTTCAGGGGTTACCTCATCGCTTTGAGTTAGTATTTGATAGTAATGGGGTAAAATGGATTAATGACTCTAAAGCAACAAATGTAGGTAGCACAGAAGCTGCTTTAAATAGTGTTATATGTAATGGAAAATTGTTTTTGTTGCTAGGTGGAGATGGCAAATCAGCAGACTTTTCACCTTTGATTCCTTATTTAAAAGGTAGAAATATTGAAATTTTCTGTTTTGGACGAGATCGAAATTTACTTGCTAATTTAGCTCCTAATATATCAACGATTACAGAAACGATGGCTGAAACTATTGAATGTATAGCTAAAAAAG